A part of Myxococcus landrumus genomic DNA contains:
- a CDS encoding rhodanese-like domain-containing protein, which yields MPPASTPFSFVLETPAAPPEEARRHFLAKLSVETDSADLHLDLERGKPGIVVVDVRSPEAYAERHIPGALNLPARTLSESTTAHLNKQDVIITYCWSPGCNGSTKAAARLSALGFRVKELIGGIEYWVKEGFPTQGTAPQGQAVYPERPPR from the coding sequence ATGCCCCCCGCCAGCACGCCCTTCTCCTTCGTCCTCGAGACTCCCGCCGCGCCGCCCGAGGAGGCCCGCCGCCACTTCCTGGCGAAGCTCTCCGTGGAGACGGACTCCGCCGACCTCCACCTGGACCTCGAGCGCGGCAAGCCCGGCATCGTCGTCGTGGATGTCCGCTCGCCAGAGGCCTACGCGGAGCGCCACATCCCGGGAGCCCTGAACCTGCCCGCGCGGACCCTCTCCGAGAGCACGACGGCGCACCTGAACAAGCAGGACGTCATCATCACCTACTGCTGGAGCCCCGGTTGCAACGGCTCCACCAAGGCCGCCGCGCGGCTGTCCGCGCTGGGCTTCCGCGTGAAGGAGCTCATCGGCGGAATCGAGTACTGGGTGAAGGAGGGCTTCCCCACCCAGGGCACGGCGCCCCAAGGCCAGGCCGTGTACCCCGAACGCCCGCCGCGCTGA